cgaagagcaatcagtttggcaagtggaCACCGAAATAGGAAGGTCCTTACAAGTGGTCAAAGTTATGTTCGGAAATTCATatgtgctagagacattgcaagaTGAACGTCTCACGAGAGCATTCAACGGAAggtactttccaagtgtttggcaagaagcctaagtgctcaccaaacaatggccgatacatgtatcgcccttagaaaaaatgaccgatgtatacatcgcccttagCCACTGAGCAGTCGATGAGATGGGTATCGTCGCTGtttggttttaatttatttgattaagtgttttcaggtttatgcatcattcacctgaaaacagagggcatatgttgacaaccaaaaatgtccattttgtgaagttgtcaaaataggaaacggacttcaccattgcgttcctctcatcgagatggtcaaaaaacatatatggaacgtctaattcAAAGTCTAGATaaagaagttatgccctcggaaagatgCCTCGTTATCGGGAGTTCTAACGCGTGTCAGGACTTCCGGTaagcctgaagaaatctgctcaggtgtctggggttatccctacgtTGGGAGTTTCGACaaaagtcggaagttccgactgtcgggagttccgacccaagtcgggactttcgacatacctaacagaaaatcctgttcggatctaaccttttggattccgatccgaactgttccaaactcaTGGGAAATTTGGAAAAATAAGACTagaggtttcctactgggataagaccatctccctctatatatataagaggatcatggccgattgagttcccatctatccaatcgacaaacaaatcaatctattaCCTCTACCCCAACCCTTTTACCCTCTTCTCTAACCCCCGCGCTGTTCATCCTTTGATCCGACAACTaaggatggcgccctaggcttgccggccAGCCTAGGGCAACCCGGCGTCGTCCTTGCCGTGGCGGGGTCCCTCTCGGGTGAGAGCTTCGACGGTTTATTTGCTAGTTTGTCTGAAAACTAGTCGGTTCTTCGTCACGTAAacacgttggttatcctttggtagtttacttgtaaacctctccgttcttcaccacgaaagagtgacatcctcgctgCGTTCTTCGGTCCATAGCGGCCCAGGCGTCCAAGGCCCTAttggtgtttgattcggatcacttccgacgtcaacaACTTGTCGTCGTGTATTTGTTCTATCTCTAGTCCCCGAGGGGGAGGCTATCTCGTCCCGTGTCATGTTCATGTCCAATCGATCGGACCCATCCTCCTCGACCACACACGTCCCGCCGCGTCGACACGCCCAACGACTGGCCACGAGGTACGTATCCCGTGTCCATCCTGCTTCCTGAGCCGCGGGCTCGCAGTGGTCTCCGGCACTATTACACAAATCTTTACCGACACACCGTCTCAGACGAAGGGTCACAGTTAATGAGACCTTTTCCAAGGCGGTTGGATGCCCGTCtcggtaaatcaaataaaaaacaaaaaaagaaaacccaTGGAAAAGCCCGGCGAGCCCATCCACGCGTCACCGCCGTCGCAGCTGCTCGCCGGAGATGCAGGTCGGAGATGTTGGATCCACTGCACCCACGCCGGATCCGCTGTGTCCTCATGGGAGATGCGGGTTGGAGACGTCGGATCCACGTGCAGCCCATCCACAGTCGCCGGATTCGGGCGAGGAAGAGGAGAGGGTCGCCGGTTGGGGAAGAGCGCCACCATCCGCCACGCCACATACCTAGACATGCCGCCGCTGGATCTGCATCTGGACACACCGGTAGTGGAGGAAGGGACGCCCGCCGGATCTGTGCTCGTTGGTGAGGAAGGAGGCGATGGGGCACTGGATCTGCGGTGGTGGCGCCGGATCCGCAGTGGTGGAGGTGCTCTAGCGGTGGGGAAGAGGGGAAGGAGCCGCGCCCGCTCCTGGCCGGATCTACACACGCTGCCTCCTCTCCTCGCTAGATCCGCACGCGCCGCCTCCTCTCCTCCGCTGGATCCGCACGCCCTGCCCCTAGATCCACCGGAGGAGGCCGTGTGCCTTCGAGGCCATCGGAGGAGGCCGCTGCGGTTGGAGGAGGGGGCCGCGCAGCCAcgcaggaggaggagggggcgtgTAGCCACGCCAGGGCgtcggaggaggaagaggcagccgCGCGGTCACACCGGAGGAGGAGGGGGCGCGCAGCCACGTCGGGGCgtcggaggaggaagaggcgACCGCGCGGCCacaccggaggaggaggaggaggaggaggaggaggaggaggaggtcgcgCTGCTCGGTAGGGAGACGCGGTCCCCGTTGCCTGCGCCGCTCACTCGGTCGAAGGGAGAGGATGTCGGGAGGGAGAAAGTGAGGAATGACCGAGAAGAAACCTTAAGTCCTTGATTATATATGAGCCTGGTATAATGGATTTTGTTTGGGCCTGAGCTGGACCTGATTTACTGAGGCGGTTACGTTACGATGCTTGCCCGATTAATGATTTACCGAGGTGGTTATGTTTATTTTACAATATTCGTCTCGGTTAACCGAGACAGTTGCTGATTCGGCTGTCCCGCCTCGAATAAATGAAGCGGGCAACCGGGCCGCTCATCTCCAAAGCCATTTTAAAAACGCTGCACAGACGATTTTGTGCAGCAGCGCGCGGATGCGGATGGATCCATGTCCGCGGCGGCGGGCTGACGTCCAACGATCAGGATCGGTGCGTTCCGCCTGCCGGCGGTCGCTGTCGCGGTCCGCCTCACCCCTATTAGGCTATTACGACGCCAGCGCGGCCCCCTTCTTTCGCCGCTGGCCCACGTGAATGTCAACACCGTAGTAGCCTTGCCTTGTCCCGGTTGCCCGCTCGCGCACGTACCGGCCCGGCCGGCGCCATCTCCGTCGTCACCCAGCCGTCACTCACTCTAGATGTACTCCTACCCACTAGTAGTGATATCTACGAGTCGCTGTCCGTCTGGCTCGGTCTCGGGCCCCCGAGTGAATGAAGAGCAGAAAGACGGAGTGTGTGAACGATCCAGCGAGGGCAGCGTAATTGTATCTTTGCTTTCCTGGAGAGGAAGGAAAGTTGGAATATCGTGGGCGTGAGAGGGTTTAAGAAGGTGGAGACGTGAGCAGATGCGCCACTGAAACGCCCGCGGACTACGTGACGGCTTCCACTGCGAAGTTGCGAGCCAGCCAGCCGTCGTGGAGCGAACCTCCGCCGGCCAACATGTCAAGACCAGTTCAGGTGGGGCTGGACCGGATTCTGGAACGCCGTGTCCTGTCCTCCGCGTTCCCACCCGTGCTGACGGCGGAGGGTTCGCGGCTCGTCCTCGTCGCACCAATCCTTCCTCGGCATCGGCCACGGGGCCATGGGCGTACGTGGCCTGAGGGCTCTGTTCCGCAGGTATTAAAACGCGAGAGAGAAATACTGTTGCACGAGTAATTTGTACGAATTAAAAACTGACTAGCGAACACAGCGTTAGTTTCCGTCATCCTTGCGTGTACTCGCAGCTAGCCGCGTCACAGTCTGCCGTCAGCGGGCCGTCACTGTGCCCATCATAGTCCGTGAGCAATACAATAGCGCACAGTGCCACGCAGACACTTACGGTCCCTTCGTTTCGCTAAAAAAACAAATTGAAATATTGTTTCAGCTAATTTGTTTTAAGAGAAAATACTATTTCGATTAAAAATCAAACTAAAAAAGACGAATTACAAGACAAATAAACAGTGCCACAGTGTGTAGCAGCCGATCGAGCCCGAGGCAGCGGAACGTCCAGGCAAGCGCGTCGGCGCCGGTCTTCCTGTGCGGCATGGCATCGCGCGTTCCGCATCATTTCGACCGGCGCCGCGCCGTACGCTACGCCCTGTGCGCGCGCATCCTTTTTCCTTTTGATTTGATCGGTCCGGTGTCCGTCCTGCGCCACCACCTTTGAACGGGCACTGGTTGACGGCTTCACGCTTCTGCAGCTACTACTGCGAGTCTGCTACTTGCGTTGCGTTCGTGCGGCGGGGCGTTGACGAGTAGGAGTGGGGCCCCTCCGCGGCTCCTGCATCAGGACAAGTTGACTTGTTGGGTTTCTTTTGTTCTGTTTTTGTTTGAGTCTGTCTACCTAACAACCATGTATTTTATGCAGTTTCAGCACATAAATTATTTTACACCATAAAATTAAGATTCAACAACCTCTATTCTCCTTTTACTttcagccttcttctacctccagcatTCTTTTATCTTCAGACAATCATAAATCACAAAATCACAGATCCACATATcacaagaaatattttttttctatgcaaGTACAAAAGGACAAATCGGATCCGATACAATCGGCAGGCCACTGCTCTCTGACTCATACGCTCGTCACCCCGCTGTTCAGAGCGTCACCAAGAGCAGCCACCACAACGACGTGCTGGCTGCTATGGACGCCATCGCAAAAACGAAAAGCAGCTACTACTATTAAACTACTGAGCTCAGCAGAGAGAGGGATAAAAAATTTTATGTGTTTTTTTATACGAAAACACATATGTGCTGACCCGTTCCTCTGCCGAGACCGGCGAGCTCCCCTGACCAGACTACTACAGTACGCGAGAGGCGAGACATCCATTCAGCAGGGTCGTAGGGTGCCAGCACGGCACCCCAACCACTCACCCGTTCATTAATTAACGAATTCTGTTCTCAGTTTCTCCAAGGCCAGACCTAGCTAGAACAACTCATAAACAAACAAAAACATCTCCGGGCGACTACCACGCGGAGAAAGACAACTATCTATGCGGCGTACTAGTACGTCTGTATAGGGAGGCGATTCGCGTACTCGTAACCCCGGACCCCACGTCGGCGCTCCCCACTCGATCAGGGCCAGCCCAACAAACTGCACGTACTTGCGGGTGCGGCCATGTTAGGCTGCCTTGTccgaatttggattttggggcaactgtagcacgttcgtttttatttggtaaataatgtttaaacatggattaattaggctcaaaacgttcgtctcgcaatttcccaccaaactgtgcaattagtttttcttttctacatttaatgctctatgcacgggccgcaaacattcgatgtaactggtactatagcaactttttggaagttggggtggaactaaacaagggcttattaACGGAGTctgtcagcctgttcgggaggccgtatcgtatcgtggattatttactgctggctagtttggtgcgagagaaaaacactattcctaactaaaaatttacgatcatttacgagcaagcgaacaggctgcgtaCCATATGacagccacggccacggccatgcTGCATGCTGCGCCCACCGCGACTCTAGCTAGTACGCCCCTTCACATGTGCCTGGAATCTAATCGGGTACTACCTCGGCATGGTTCACTCGCACTCGGTGCCTTGTGACGGAGAAAACAACAACACTGCTAGCTAGTACTACATTCCAGTTCCTGGAACCACCACCTCGACCAATGCGGCTACAAGCACAAGCCCAAGCACACGCATCGGGTGTTTCTGCTGCATGCGCACAGTCTCAACATGCCAATGCCACCGCACCAAATGGAGCACCGGGAGAGTTTACCTCACGTGCCTATCGCGGTCTCAGCGATCACTGCACAtcacgtctctctctctctctctgttatgAGTGAGCATCGTTGACCGAGCTACCCACTTATCAATGCACATGCATGGACATGTGAGTGAGTGCTCCAGCTGAAAACGATACCCAACAAAGCCCTATTGTTTCTGCTGCATCCGGTTAGCTTCTCTATAAGTCGCTCCGCAGTCAGTACTCACCCATCACTGCCGTTGAGGACTCGCGCGATTCAGCACCTTGCCACAAGCAGAAATGCTCGTCACCTTCTGACAGGCTCTGGTTCCAGATGAAATGCCACGGGCTATATAGGTACTTCTTCCTGATTTTGTTACGTCTAACTTCAACTTCGTGGAGGAACAACTATGTGGGTAAAACGACTTGAAGCCACCCAGACAATTGGAGGAACTATGGGGGTATATATTCATTgaaaagaaaatagacatttaAATTCGAGTTGAGAAGGACTTAGAATCTAAGAGCGTGTTTGGTGTTCTCGCCTTGCCAGCAGCAGAGAGCGGTTCTGCCTCACCTAAATTGGCAATACAAATCCTTCACGGTACGAGAATCAAGAAAACGTACCGGACATACAATTTCTTGCCTAGCCTGGAAAAGCAAACAGAGACAAAATATCCAAACGCACCCTAGGTGATTCACCAAACTCCACACCTCCCATTTGATGTTGTACATGTGCGGGTATTTTTcataaaacttggtcaaaacttAAAAAGAAAAGTTTATCGTGGAATAAAGCTGACGTTCCCCAGTTAAAAACACATAATAAGACAGGTTTGAGATTGTATTAAGCTCAAGTTTTAACTTTCAAATGAGATTCTTGCTTTCAGGTTATAGATTTGCAGTTAGTGGTGGTTTGGCTGTTTGACCACAGCAACGACAGCTATCATTCAATAATAGTTTTCGACTTTCACAAAATTTTGGAACATCCTAGGATAAACTGTCGCTGTCAGGCTCACATCCTATTTAGTAAGTTATTAGGACCATTAAGTTCTTTGATAATACTGGACAAACGTGTTCCATTTCTCACTAAGCCGACTCAGGGGGCGACAAAAAAATGTAGCAATCATTGATTCGTGAAAAGTTGAAATGTAAACACACAATATCAAATTTTGATGTCATTCACGATCACAAGAGATGGTTTTCATGGGAACCTTGTCCAATGTGTTTCAACAAGGAGATGTTACAAGTCTAATATTCTGAGGCTGCTTTACATCATGCTGATCTCATGTAGAGGTGCAAAGAGTTGCAGAAATAACTTTTGGACACCCGATGCTTTACAAAAAGGATATAAGGTACACTTTTGATAGAAAGTTGGATACGAATGAACTCTTACAATGGAAACATAGTGAAAATAGTCATCGTTGTACCATAGCAAAATCCAATGCAATTGACAAGCACATTGAGACATTCCAGCTTGGGTAATATGCACTTCTTGCTGGTACCCCATGCATTTTTACTGAACAAAACCGATATGTGGCAGGTATCAGCTTCAAGCATTCCTTTGTTTCAGGTTCACGGCATTACAACAGTGCTTCGAGGTCCATCTCAACGAAAGTACAGGGATCCGGAATGCCAAATTTCCTTAGCACCTGCAAGCAGAGTATGACTAGCACTCAAGGAATAGTGCtataaatttggcaaaacaaATCACGTGTATCCATGTTATGATTTTCTTATTCTCAGATAATTTCATTTGTGTTCCTAAGTTCTTATTTCTGCGGGTACATCTCTTACTCTTAGTAGATCAACAATGGAATTGGGGTAGCTCATAATTCAAGCGTATAAGATTGTGCTAcctaacaaaaagaaatatataaTATGGTGCTACCTTTATTCATTTCATCCTCAGAAATCTTCATTCATATGGCAGTTAAACTACTGGTACATAAAAATCATCTGATTGAACTAAATCAATTACTTTTACCTGCTTTAATGGGACAAAGTTGATTTCATGTGGTGGTAGAGCCTAGGGAGAGGGAAAAAAAATCAAATGTCAGATATAAAGGATGAGAGAAACCACCAGTGGTATTTATATAGCCACATGTCAGCAATGGTTATATCTTTGGTTAACAACAAAAAATGTTATATTTAAGAGGCTTGTTCATATATGCATGGTACGAAATATAACCTAGTCAACCAATTCCTAAGAAATTGATCCGCCAAAAATATTGACCAACGTAAATAAATTATTCAGCTGTAAGCTAGTTATAATGCCGCAAATCTCAAGTTAAAAATGTTTAAGGTTCGTCCATGCTAGAAGCTAAATAATAGTTTCTTTATAATAGTTGGTTTGGATATTCAGACTGCAGTATACAAAGATGGTTATTACTTTTCCTAGTCAAAAGGTTATtaaaataacaatttcttatcaCTTTTATGTGAAAGACTAGTTTACTTTCATGTATACATGCTGTCATGCATTCTGAAGAAATATAAACTCAAAAGCATAGGGAGTAGCAGTTGTTTACAAGTCGTCCGACTGATCGCGATTAGTCGCGATTAATCGGCCTAGTCGGTCTCTGGAGGTCGATCAGGGTTACCGAGGCGACTAGCTCGACTAGAAACCTAGTCGTCCGACTAGTCGTcgcctaatcgcgattagtcgtctgACTAGGAGTGGGAGGGCTGGATCCTGTGACTGGCTACCCTATTCACGGGCCTGCTCAACTGGGCATAGAGGTGTGCTATTGGGCTGCCAATTTGGCCTTTTAGGTTAGCATAAGTGTGTCCAGACTCCACCAAAAACACAGAGAATAAAGTCAGCACTGATTTCCTTCTCCCACGCTGCCGCAATTCCTCCCCCACGCGCCATTCTTCGTCTCGTGCGCACTATTCTTTGTCCAACACCGTTCCTGCAGTGAAGCCACCACCCTTCTACGTGATGACTCCGCCGATTGTGAGTGTGCCCTTTCCCTCCTCCCCTATTTCTCACTCCACAGCGCTAATGCTGCCTCCTTGCTTGCTTGCTGTGCTGCTGCCCCTCTGCTAGTCTGATTGCTTGCTCTGCTGCCCCTCTGCTACTCTGCCTGCTTGCTGGTACTTCATCCTAAGGTGCTGTGGTGCTGTACTGCTATTGTGTATATGTGCAGATGTGGAACATTGCAGAAATGAACTAGCCAATAATgtagtcttgatgcttgctttattgtgtatactatatagtatatataggtatatatattaTGTATGTTCTGAAATTTATAGGATGACTATATGGACGACTACGACCCTGACTAGGCTCGATTAATCGATCTAGttgacgactaatcgcgattagtcacCTAGTCGGTCCCATGGTGACTAGGTTCGACTATACGATCTGTAAACTTCCTCCAAATTGTCTTCTCGGTAAGCTGGCCAAGATGAGTTTTCTATTATCCATACAAAAAGGGCTTGAAGCCGACTTTTGATTAAAATTCGAGGAAAATACACGTCTTTGACTAGTGTCACTAAAACTCAGATTTTATGGCCATAAATGCTTCCTGAAGCCCCACTGTAAACAAATTCAGTGGAGCACTATCTCACTGATCCACTCCCCGATGAGAAATCTGCCCCAACAAGGCAGCAAAACAAGGACTTCGTAGATGAAGCAAGACTCCAATCTCATAGACTAAATGACGACAACTGGCTTATAGCTCTCTTCCCTGTCCTCCCCTGAGAGGAACTTGTTTAGTTCCCTTCTCCATTTGTTCTCGTTTTTAGCTTCGTCCTTTTGTTCAAGTACTTGTGCCTCTGTTATTTTAATAAAATTTGCAGTAGGAGCCTCCACTGCTGTGTTTCCTTTTAAAAAAGGCAGAAAAACAAAATAAGATTTTATTGATTTAGGCTTTTGAGAGACCTTATTATGATCATAAGGTATCATGTTAACTGTGACTGGTGAAAAAAAGGATGGCTCTTTTCTGCAACTAAGATAAGATCATAAGAACACATTTTACAGTCCAAGATTTACTCTAAAATTCCCCCCAAGGAGGAAACACACTTGGCGAAGTTTAATCTGCCCAATGACTTTAGACAAACTCAAATTTCGCAAAATAAGATTCAAAACCAGTGGAAGGGAGCTTCTACACCTCAATGGAGAAAGAATAAAATCAACCAAACAGGCACCAACATGTCCATGCATTTATCTTTCCATACGatggtataaaagtaattgcagtTAGTTCCCTTGATAGTGCAAGGCCGCAAGCACATATCATGAGACATAATCATTTGCCCCATCAAAAGGGGGAAAATTGGATGCACATAAAAACCATGGAACACATAATAAACATAGGAACAGTGTGCAAGTCCATGACGGAGATTGCCATGAATGCAGGGCGAATAGGATACTACCCAAGATTGAGCTACAAAATTAGCTTATTGCAGCACTGGGATAATTTTACCTCATATGAGAAGGGTCCTTGCAGAGTGTCCAGATCATGGGTACCAATAGCAACGAGAGTTCTCTTCCTGTTATCCATCATGTAGTAGTCTGAGTTAATTAATCATTGTATTGGTACGATCCTGATATCAATACAATGAAACGCAAAAGGCAATAAGATAAGCTATACCGGCAGATATTTTGGTGGAGTTTGTCTTGAAGATCAATGAAGCTGTTGTATCTTGCTTCATCAAAGGTTACCCCTCTTAGGACAGCACAAACTACGTACGGCCTAATTTTTGAagtctgaaaaaaaaaacagcaaatCAAGGCTTACATTGGAAGAAAATAAATAATACCATTCTGGAGAATACGATCAGCATCAACATTAGCAAATACAACACTAATCCATTAACACATAGCTTCTAGATTTAGTAATAACAGGCAAACATCAAAATCATGAATATGTTAATGTCTTAACATTTAGCACCAGCTTCAAGCTATAATCGTTTTCACGACAATAATAAAACATTACAAAGAGCatgcaccaaaaaaaaaaacatattgaATGGCATGGAAAATGTCAGTAGGGTATTGTtcttttttccttcaaaaaagacAGTTTGACACATCATTTCTCCATTACTCCAGAGACATAACATTCCATATCCAATCCAAAAACCAAAAAAGAATCAACTGGTTCAAGAGCATTGCCAGGTTATAACATACACCAAACAGTGCTGCTGTACAGTTTTCTCTACAACCTAGAGATGGAAAACTGAAGGAATCTAGCTTTTTCTTCTAGGAAATTATTCGAAAAGCACTGCGAGTCCAAAGAACATGAACTTACCTCTGGTTTAACATGCATCTGAAGAATTGAACCACGAGGGATGGATGAAACTTGGAATACAGGGCTTGCTTCAGTCCCCGTGAAAACACGGAGAGCTCTTGCTAATCCTTCAAGACATAGCAAATCATACCTGCAAACATTGTTGCAAGTTTTCACCGGGTTTCCAAAATCCGGTATACCTACCTAGTATTCTAGTAACATCGATTCCATTGACGAAAACAAAATCTGCTGACCTGTTGGCGGCAACCTCTATCTTGTAGATGACCTCGTCATCGTCGTCCACCTCGCCGTCGTCCTCGAGGTGCTTCTCCTTCCTGATAATAGCCTTCTCCGTCGTCTGCACACGCAGACCCCAAAACACTCAAAATTCAGACAACGCCACTCTCAGCACAGTGAGTGAATGGGAGGGGATACGGCGAAGAGAGATGCTCACCACGTCGTCGAGCTCGATGCCGAACTCGAAGCAGAGCGCCTCGAACTCCTCCTGTGTTGTTGCCAGGAGGATGGGTTACGAGTTGTCAGTTGCCGCGGAGGGGAGAGCTGGGGTTTTGGGGCAGGAACTGAGCAAAGGAATACAAACTTACTGTAGGTCCGACCAAGGGCGGCGAAGAGACGGTCCCGGCCGACGCTCACCGTCGGCatcgcggctgcggcggcggaggAGA
This DNA window, taken from Miscanthus floridulus cultivar M001 chromosome 13, ASM1932011v1, whole genome shotgun sequence, encodes the following:
- the LOC136501356 gene encoding phenylalanine--tRNA ligase beta subunit, cytoplasmic-like, encoding MHVKPETSKIRPYVVCAVLRGVTFDEARYNSFIDLQDKLHQNICRKRTLVAIGTHDLDTLQGPFSYEALPPHEINFVPLKQVLRKFGIPDPCTFVEMDLEALL